In Corylus avellana chromosome ca2, CavTom2PMs-1.0, the following proteins share a genomic window:
- the LOC132172788 gene encoding cysteine-rich receptor-like protein kinase 10 — protein MLMDQFSVKLSLGGSMFFIQKAFLFLLFAGCALMSSINSQPITYNRHYCGDQPNNSSDASFESNLTVLLGSLSSKASQSISFYNNTSNGIYGLFLCRGDVNTSTCQSCVSYAAQNITSLCPSNTTAIIWFDQCMLRYSNTNFFGVKDLSHMEFMWNVENRTLSQQTDFGGQALMNGLIQGALGTEMLYKAGSSSGQPGHVTYGLVQCTRDINSTSCGDCFQQLMTEANRCCQAKIGWRVLAPSCNIRYENYSFIQQPPVLPPAPPPQPVAATPPPLPDNGGGNNTTKIVSITVSSIAVVAALLGFWYYSSFCRRRRREEEEISQAIMLGNREGSQSIDFMDGSIHARNQDNSGEMHYFNLRTIQAATNNFSDVNKLGEGGFGPVYKGKLIDGKEIAVKRLSIESKQGLEEFKNEVLLIVKLQHKHLVRLLGCCLEGGEKLLVYEYMANTSLDAFLFDPAKSGILDWAKRTSILNGIARGLLYLHEDSRLKIIHRDMKASNVLLDDEMNPKISDFGTARIFEGNQIEANTNRVVGTYGYMAPEYAMEGQFSVKSDVYSFGVLMLEIISGKKNMGFYHPEHAESLLSTAWRLWNEGKGVELIDQTLVDTCPGSEALRLIHIALLCVQEDPSERPTMSMVVLMLGSSSINLPRPLAPPFSVGRPPILSDQSTTSGAMIRFSASDQSSTSAST, from the exons ATGTTGATGGAccaattttctgttaaattaaGTCTAGGAGGGTCAATGTTTTTCATCCAAAAAgctttccttttcctattatttGCAGGCTGTGCGCTTATGAGCTCCATTAATTCCCAGCCAATTACCTACAATCGCCACTATTGTGGAGATCAACCTAACAATTCCTCCGACGCTTCTTTCGAATCAAACCTCACAGTCCTGCTGGGTTCTTTATCCTCTAAAGCTTCCCAAAGCATCAGCTTCTACAACAATACCTCTAATGGCATCTACGGCCTCTTCCTCTGCCGAGGTGATGTTAACACTAGTACCTGCCAAAGCTGTGTCAGCTATGCGGCTCAAAATATCACAAGTCTCTGTCCATCAAATACAACTGCCATCATCTGGTTCGATCAATGCATGTTAAGGTACTCCAATACTAATTTCTTTGGAGTGAAAGATTTATCGCACATGGAGTTCATGTGGAATGTCGAGAATCGAACCTTATCACAACAAACTGATTTTGGAGGACAAGCTCTAATGAACGGACTAATACAAGGTGCTTTAGGAACAGAGATGTTGTACAAGGCAGGCAGCTCGTCTGGGCAGCCAGGGCATGTTACATATGGGTTGGTTCAGTGTACTAGAGATATCAATTCTACTTCATGCGGCGATTGTTTCCAACAGTTGATGACTGAAGCCAATCGATGTTGCCAAGCGAAGATAGGGTGGCGCGTTTTGGCCCCAAGTTGCAATATAAGGTATGAGAATTACTCATTCATTCAGCAACCACCTGTGCTGCCGCCTGCGCCGCCGCCCCAACCTGTGGCTGCAACACCACCTCCATTGCCTGATAATG GAGGAGGAAACAATACAACAAAGATCGTAAGCATTACCGTATCATCAATTGCAGTAGTTGCGGCCCTCTTGGGTTTCTGGTATTATTCATCCTTTTgcaggaggagaagaagagaag AAGAGGAAATAAGCCAAGCAATTATGTTAGGAAACAGGGAAGGTTCACAGTCAATAGACTTCATGGACGGAAGTATCCATGCCAGGAATCAAGACAACAGTGGAGAAATGCATTACTTCAATTTGAGGACCATACAGGCTGctacaaataatttttctgATGTAAATAAGCTTGGAGAAGGTGGTTTCGGCCCAGTTTACAAG GGAAAGCTGATTGATGGAAAGGAAATAGCAGTTAAAAGGCTTTCAATCGAATCTAAACAAGGTCTTGAAGAGTTCAAGAATGAAGTTTTGTTAATTGTCAAACTTCAACACAAACATCTAGTGAGGCTCTTGGGATGCTGCTTGGAAGGAGGCGAAAAGCTTCTAGTCTATGAGTACATGGCCAACACTAGTCTGGATGCCTTCCTGTTTg ATCCAGCAAAAAGTGGAATACTAGATTGGGCTAAGCGCACAAGCATTCTTAATGGGATCGCTAGGGGCCTTCTATATCTACATGAAGACTCTCGACTCAAAATCATCCATAGAGATATGAAAGCAAGCAATGTATTGCTAGATGATGAGATGAACCCAAAGATATCAGATTTTGGCACTGCTAGGATTTTCGAAGGCAATCAAATAGAAGCCAACACTAACAGAGTCGTGGGTACATA TGGATACATGGCACCAGAGTATGCAATGGAGGGGCAATTTTCAGTAAAGTCCGATGTTTACAGCTTTGGAGTTTTAATGCTAGAAATCATAAGTGGGAAAAAGAATATGGGCTTCTATCATCCAGAGCATGCAGAAAGCCTTCTCTCAACT GCATGGCGACTATGGAATGAAGGCAAAGGAGTGGAGTTGATAGATCAGACCTTAGTCGACACTTGTCCTGGAAGTGAGGCTCTGAGATTGATTCATATCGCATTGTTGTGTGTTCAGGAAGATCCCAGTGAAAGACCTACAATGTCAATGGTCGTCCTGATGCTTGGAAGCAGCTCGATAAACCTTCCTCGGCCATTAGCACCTCCATTCTCTGTAGGTAGACCTCCTATCTTATCTGATCAATCTACAACAAGTGGAGCCATGATAAGATTTTCGGCATCTGATCAATCTTCAACAAGTGCTTCTACCTAG
- the LOC132170013 gene encoding cysteine-rich repeat secretory protein 38-like, producing MEMFHFGIVGAILSALILLSSTGPCHADSNANTSLQCSGADNSTTENEFQTNLKNLLDTLVLKGPVSDGFYKTETGKKANKVYGLVQCRGDMSTGNCANCTKAAIAEALSECPKSKEVLVWFTWCFLRYSNESFFGIMEQSSVAITNDTDFDDPYAISKGLSFMGGLTSTAPNQPRMFQTAVLDVGQSGKRYGVAQCSLDISRGDCGVCLDAQLASFRTTIGNKRWWETYGPSCFMWYHDYQFYFNISISASEGSRRASSYGRVSIGVTIAVLVLLVMV from the coding sequence ATGGAAATGTTCCATTTTGGGATAGTGGGTGCTATTTTGTCAGCTTTAATATTGTTGTCATCAACTGGTCCTTGCCATGCTGATTCTAATGCAAACACCAGTTTACAGTGCTCAGGAGCCGATAATTCTACCACCGAGAACGAATTCCAGACAAATCTCAAGAATCTACTCGACACCCTTGTTCTGAAAGGCCCTGTTTCCGACGGCTTCTATAAAACAGAGACCGGAAAGAAAGCCAACAAGGTGTATGGTCTCGTGCAATGTAGAGGAGACATGTCTACCGGTAATTGTGCCAACTGCACAAAGGCCGCCATTGCAGAAGCCTTGAGCGAGTGTCCGAAGAGCAAAGAGGTTTTGGTCTGGTTTACTTGGTGTTTTCTACGGTATTCGAACGAGAGCTTTTTTGGGATTATGGAACAGAGTTCAGTGGCCATCACCAACGACACTGATTTCGACGATCCTTATGCGATTTCAAAAGGGCTTTCCTTCATGGGTGGTCTTACTTCCACGGCTCCTAACCAGCCTCGTATGTTCCAGACAGCGGTGCTGGATGTCGGACAAAGTGGGAAGAGGTATGGCGTGGCTCAGTGCAGCCTAGACATCAGTAGGGGTGACTGTGGCGTGTGCTTGGATGCTCAGTTGGCGTCGTTTCGAACAACAATTGGAAACAAAAGATGGTGGGAAACATACGGTCCCAGTTGTTTTATGTGGTACCATGACTACCAGTTTTACTTCAACATCTCCATCTCTGCAAGTGAAG
- the LOC132172019 gene encoding sulfite exporter TauE/SafE family protein 2-like has translation MKNHSTLSWFILPLILFITFNHSHAKQTESISNTLRIEHLLNKFYQWRSQQTQENQLKLATPVVVAGVLCFIAASISSAGGIGGGGLFIPILTIVAGVDLKTASSLSAFMVTGGSVANVMCNLRSTCPKYGGRTLIDFDIALLSEPCMLLGVSIGVICNLVFPEWLITMLFATFLAWSTSKTCKNGVLHWKMESEELKRNGCETLEKRSDESEGIEATKEPLLGVKGDCKLRFPWMKMGVLVLVWFSFFTLYLLRGNRQGQGIIEIEPCGAGYWIISSLQIPLAMTFTAWILCKKDIVQHQASNHEDEDQDLIREGPSNKLIFPNMALLAGILGGVFGIGGGMLISPLLLHVGIAPEVTAATCSFMVFFSSTMSAFQYVLLGMEHTDAALIFAIICCAASFLGLVVVQRAIQEYGRASLIVFSVSIVMALSTVLMTTFGAVDVWRSYVSGKYMGFKLPC, from the exons ATGAAGAACCATAGTACTCTTTCTTGGTTTATTCTTCCCCTAATCCTCTTCATCACCTTCAATCACTCCCATGCAAAACAAACAGAATCCATTTCCAACACCCTGAGAATCGAGCACTTGCTAAACAAATTTTATCAATGGAGGAGTCAGCAGACACAAGAGAACCAACTAAAATTAGCAACCCCTGTTGTTGTAGCAGGGGTTCTATGCTTCATAGCCGCCTCTATATCTAGCGCAGGAGGGATTGGCGGCGGGGGGCTTTTCATACCCATATTAACTATTGTGGCAGGCGTAGACCTCAAGACAGCTTCAAGTTTGTCAGCTTTCATGGTCACAGGAGGGTCAGTTGCAAATGTTATGTGCAACCTGCGCAGCACTTGCCCCAAATATGGTGGCAGGACATTGATTGACTTTGACATAGCACTTCTGTCGGAGCCATGTATGTTGTTAGGAGTCAGTATTGGAGTGATTTGCAACCTTGTCTTCCCAGAATGGCTTATTACTATGCTCTTTGCTACTTTTCTTGCTTGGTCTACCTCAAAGACCTGTAAAAATGGTGTTCTGCACTGGAAAATGGAATCTGAAGAGCTGAAAAGAAATGGGTGTGAAACATTAGAGAAGAGGTCGGATGAAAGTGAAGGGATTGAAGCTACTAAAGAACCTCTTTTGGGTGTGAAAGGAGATTGCAAATTGAGGTTTCCATGGATGAAAATGGGGGTCTTAGTTCTTGTCTGGTTTTCCTTCTTTACTCTGTATCTTCTCCGTGGCAATCGGCAAGGACAG GGTATAATTGAAATAGAACCTTGTGGAGCGGGTTACTGGATTATCTCATCACTCCAAATTCCTCTGGCCATGACTTTCACCGCCTGGATCCTATGCAAGAAGGACATCGTTCAACATCAGGCTTCCAATCATGAG GATGAAGATCAAGACCTGATTAGAGAAGGACCATCAAACAAGCTCATCTTCCCAAACATGGCATTATTAGCAGGTATTTTAGGTGGTGTGTTTGGAATTGGAGGTGGAATGCTTATAAGCCCACTTCTTCTTCATGTTGGGATAGCGCCAGAG GTAACAGCGGCAACATGTTCTTTCATGGTTTTCTTCTCATCAACCATGTCGGCATTCCAGTACGTGTTGCTGGGAATGGAACACACAGATGCTGCCCTCATCTTTGCCATCATTTGCTGTGCTGCTTCGTTCCTTGGATTGGTAGTGGTGCAGAGAGCAATTCAAGAATATGGGAGGGCATCTCTCATCGTATTCTCTGTTAGCATTGTGATGGCTTTGAGTACCGTCCTGATGACTACCTTTGGAGCTGTAGATGTTTGGAGGAGCTATGTTTCTGGGAAATACATGGGATTCAAATTACCCTGTTAA
- the LOC132171348 gene encoding probable enoyl-CoA hydratase 1, peroxisomal — MERSDPEKLILVNREPDGIAFVTINRPKALNSLTRAMMRDLAQAFKALDREDSVRVIVLSGSGRAFCSGVDLTAAEDVFKGDVKDLEADPVAQMERCRKPIIVAVGGFAVTAGFEIALASDIVVAAKKTKFIDTHARFGIFPSWGLSQKLSRIIGPNKAREVSLAATPLTAEVAERLGFVNHVVEEGELLKKAREIAEAIVRNNQDLVMRYKSVINEGLKLDLGHALELEKERAHDYYNGMTKDQFKKMQEFIAGRSSKKPSSKL; from the exons aTGGAGCGGTCCGACCCGGAAAAGCTGATACTGGTGAACCGCGAACCGGACGGGATCGCGTTCGTGACGATCAACCGCCCGAAGGCGCTGAACTCGCTGACCAGGGCGATGATGAGGGACCTGGCCCAGGCGTTCAAAGCCCTGGACCGGGAAGACTCGGTGCGGGTGATAGTGCTATCCGGGTCAGGTCGAGCGTTCTGCTCGGGTGTGGACCTGACGGCGGCTGAGGACGTGTTCAAGGGAGACGTGAAGGACCTGGAAGCCGACCCTGTAGCTCAGATGGAGCGGTGCCGAAAACCCATAATCGTAGCCGTCGGAGGGTTCGCCGTCACCGCCGGCTTCGAGATCGCGCTCGCTTCCGATATTGTGGTCGCTGCCAAGAAAACTAAGTTCATAGACACGCACGCTAG GTTTGGAATTTTTCCTTCGTGGGGTCTCTCCCAGAAGCTTTCACGCATAATTGGTCCCAACAAAGCACGCGAGGTTTCGCTAGCAGCCACCCCACTAACTGCAGAAGTGGCTGAAAGATTGGGCTTTGTCAACCATGTTGTTGAAGAAGGTGAATTGTTGAAAAAAGCCAGAGAAATAGCAGAGGCCATTGTAAGAAATAATCAGGACTTGGTGATGAGGTATAAGTCGGTCATAAATGAAGGCCTCAAGCTGGACTTGGGTCATGCTCTTGAGCTGGAAAAG GAGAGGGCTCATGACTATTACAATGGAATGACCAAAGACCAGTTTAAGAAGATGCAGGAATTCATAGCAGGCCGGAGCTCAAAGAAACCTTCTTCAAAGTTGTAG